The bacterium genome contains a region encoding:
- a CDS encoding zinc-binding alcohol dehydrogenase, which translates to MLVYRGQRAPDEPLGVETCEGSFGFPVKYGYQVIGEVREAGRKTQHLLGRRVFTRHPHQDAFTLRADPNLVVALPDEVSDEQAAFANLYDVALNALMDAPVYRGDVVVVLGLGIIGLIVTDELTRMGAHVIGVDPIGHRRGIARELGAAGVAPSEASESANALSEGRGADIAFEVSGAAAGLQTAFEVTGADGTICVVAYYGTKDLTVRPAHHFHFRSQRVVSTSVVNVNAALSRRWTRARRFNEALRRTSNIDIDLFISNRFPLSEAPAAYRLVAEPNPETMGVLLEHTCRI; encoded by the coding sequence ATGCTCGTCTACCGCGGCCAGCGTGCACCCGATGAACCACTCGGGGTCGAGACCTGCGAGGGCTCATTCGGCTTCCCAGTGAAGTATGGCTACCAGGTGATCGGCGAAGTGCGCGAGGCCGGCCGGAAGACACAGCACCTGCTCGGCCGCCGCGTCTTCACCCGTCATCCTCACCAGGACGCGTTCACGCTACGTGCCGACCCGAACCTCGTCGTCGCCCTGCCCGACGAGGTGAGCGATGAACAGGCGGCGTTCGCGAATCTCTACGACGTCGCCCTCAACGCCCTCATGGACGCGCCGGTATACAGAGGCGACGTCGTAGTCGTGCTCGGACTGGGGATCATCGGCCTGATCGTCACGGACGAACTCACCCGAATGGGAGCCCATGTCATCGGCGTCGACCCGATCGGGCATCGTCGCGGCATCGCCCGCGAGCTGGGCGCCGCCGGCGTTGCGCCGTCAGAGGCGAGCGAATCCGCGAACGCACTGTCCGAGGGCAGGGGTGCAGACATCGCGTTCGAGGTAAGTGGGGCTGCCGCGGGCCTGCAAACTGCCTTCGAAGTGACCGGCGCCGACGGGACGATCTGCGTCGTGGCGTACTACGGAACGAAAGACCTCACCGTGCGACCCGCGCATCACTTTCACTTCCGGTCCCAGCGTGTCGTGAGCACGAGTGTCGTGAACGTCAACGCCGCGCTGAGCCGAAGATGGACGCGAGCTCGACGCTTCAACGAGGCGCTCCGGCGAACCTCGAACATCGACATCGACTTGTTCATCAGCAATCGGTTCCCGTTATCCGAGGCGCCCGCGGCATATCGGCTCGTGGCCGAGCCCAACCCCGAGACGATGGGAGTCCTGCTCGAGCACACCTGCCGGATTTGA
- a CDS encoding SDR family NAD(P)-dependent oxidoreductase gives MFQKQTILITGGTSGIGRALVEELADENVVLTCGSSPDRVERLAAAHPSVRVRRIDLADRRGVQELFDFVSSQTDRLDMLVNNAGVNRGGDLESLARDPDLVWSELGVNLAAPILLAALCLPLLLRSQQPRIVNIASVAGVLPRGSTPVYCASKAGLRMFGGALRHAVAGTDVRVIDVIPPLVDTEMARSLDLPKQSRSSFARELLRRIERSHGGELVFGANRLTLWIHRYSPRLAVRRFK, from the coding sequence GTGTTCCAGAAGCAGACAATCCTGATCACCGGAGGCACGTCAGGGATAGGACGCGCTCTCGTCGAGGAACTCGCCGACGAGAACGTCGTCCTCACCTGTGGATCGTCTCCGGACCGCGTCGAGCGCCTCGCTGCTGCACACCCGAGCGTTCGCGTTCGTCGCATCGACCTGGCGGATCGGCGGGGCGTGCAGGAACTCTTCGACTTCGTCAGTTCACAGACCGACCGGCTGGACATGCTCGTCAACAATGCAGGCGTCAATCGGGGCGGCGATCTCGAGTCGCTGGCGCGGGATCCTGACCTGGTATGGAGCGAACTCGGCGTCAACCTCGCCGCACCCATTCTGCTTGCTGCGCTGTGCCTTCCCCTGCTGCTGCGGTCACAACAGCCTCGGATCGTGAACATCGCCTCCGTCGCCGGGGTTCTCCCACGTGGCTCCACACCGGTCTATTGCGCGTCCAAGGCCGGCCTGCGCATGTTCGGCGGCGCACTCCGACACGCCGTCGCCGGCACTGACGTCAGGGTGATCGATGTCATCCCTCCGCTGGTGGATACCGAAATGGCGCGCTCGCTGGATCTGCCCAAACAGTCACGATCGAGTTTCGCCCGCGAGTTACTCCGGAGGATCGAGCGCTCGCACGGTGGGGAACTGGTTTTCGGCGCCAATCGTTTGACGCTCTGGATTCACCGCTACTCCCCGAGGCTGGCAGTGCGCCGATTCAAGTGA
- a CDS encoding D-glycerate dehydrogenase — MNRPLVVATRSNFPGSSLALLEDLADVRVCGSAGPPTREELVEAAGGCFGMICTVAERIDVSLLEAIGPSLRVIANVAAGYDNIDIAECARRGIGVGNTPDVLTDVTADLTFALLLATARRVPEAVDAVRAGEWPPWNPVWMCGTGLTGKTLGIVGLGKIGRAVARRARPFGLEIVHTNSRDGLRLDDLLQQADIVTLHCPLNAATHHLIGDREFEVMKPTAILINTARGGVVHQEALVRALETGKIWAAGIDVTDPEPLPPTSPLLALPNCVVLPHIGSATIETRTKMVDMAVSNVIAAIRGDPMPHSVVEGRVR, encoded by the coding sequence GTGAACCGACCGCTGGTCGTCGCTACCCGCTCGAACTTCCCCGGGAGCAGCCTCGCACTTCTGGAGGACTTGGCCGATGTCCGCGTCTGCGGCTCGGCGGGTCCGCCGACCCGGGAGGAACTCGTCGAGGCTGCCGGTGGGTGTTTCGGCATGATCTGCACGGTGGCCGAGCGCATCGACGTGAGCCTCCTCGAAGCGATCGGACCCTCTCTCCGGGTGATCGCGAATGTTGCGGCGGGCTACGACAACATCGACATCGCGGAGTGTGCCAGGCGCGGAATCGGCGTGGGGAACACGCCTGATGTTCTCACGGACGTGACAGCGGATCTGACGTTCGCGCTCCTGCTGGCCACGGCTAGGCGAGTGCCCGAAGCCGTCGACGCAGTGCGGGCCGGCGAGTGGCCGCCGTGGAATCCCGTTTGGATGTGCGGGACCGGTCTCACCGGCAAGACCCTCGGCATTGTCGGCCTCGGGAAGATAGGACGTGCGGTCGCCCGCCGAGCCAGACCGTTCGGGCTCGAGATCGTCCACACCAACTCGCGCGACGGCCTTCGGTTGGATGATCTTCTCCAACAGGCGGACATCGTGACCCTGCACTGCCCACTGAACGCCGCGACCCATCATCTCATCGGTGATCGCGAGTTCGAGGTCATGAAGCCGACCGCGATCCTGATCAACACGGCGCGTGGTGGGGTCGTCCATCAGGAGGCACTGGTGCGCGCGCTCGAGACGGGCAAGATCTGGGCAGCAGGCATCGATGTGACCGACCCAGAGCCGCTGCCTCCGACGAGTCCTCTGCTCGCACTTCCGAATTGCGTGGTTCTGCCGCACATTGGCTCCGCGACGATCGAGACGCGGACGAAGATGGTGGACATGGCGGTCAGCAACGTGATCGCCGCGATCCGAGGTGATCCGATGCCGCACTCGGTCGTCGAAGGGCGAGTCAGGTGA
- a CDS encoding ABC transporter ATP-binding protein, with protein MTFPDGTKALEEIDLNVAAGEFVAIVGPSGCGKSTILRLASGLLEPSSGTVTRSDRSLGYVFQDATLLPWRTVNRNIDLFLELQGVARSTMKARSRTALELVRLGGFENHLPNQLSGGMRMRASVARSLALEPELFLFDEPFGALDEITRQSLNGEISRLFTDQSFAGLFITHSISEATFLSTRVLVMSPRPGRLVAEFSVPFPQPRTDELRFQPDFASLCGEISAQLKESLS; from the coding sequence ATGACGTTCCCCGATGGCACCAAGGCTCTTGAAGAGATCGATCTCAATGTCGCGGCGGGCGAATTCGTCGCCATCGTTGGTCCATCCGGCTGTGGCAAGTCAACGATCCTCCGCCTCGCTTCAGGGCTTCTCGAGCCGTCGAGCGGCACAGTCACCCGTTCGGATCGTTCGCTGGGGTACGTCTTCCAGGACGCAACGCTCCTGCCGTGGCGCACCGTCAACCGCAACATCGATCTCTTCCTCGAGTTGCAGGGGGTCGCCAGATCGACCATGAAGGCTCGCTCCCGGACCGCGTTGGAACTCGTCCGGCTCGGCGGATTCGAGAATCACCTCCCGAATCAGCTCTCCGGAGGAATGCGAATGCGGGCGTCCGTTGCACGCAGCCTTGCGCTCGAGCCCGAGCTGTTCCTCTTCGATGAGCCCTTCGGCGCGCTGGATGAGATCACACGACAAAGCCTCAACGGTGAGATCTCGCGGCTCTTCACCGACCAGAGCTTCGCCGGGCTGTTCATCACCCATTCCATCAGTGAGGCGACCTTCCTGTCGACCAGGGTTCTCGTGATGTCCCCTCGCCCGGGCCGGCTCGTCGCAGAGTTCTCGGTGCCATTCCCCCAGCCCCGGACCGACGAGCTCCGATTCCAGCCGGACTTCGCGAGCCTCTGCGGGGAGATCTCAGCCCAACTCAAGGAATCGCTGTCATGA